The following are encoded together in the Scytonema millei VB511283 genome:
- a CDS encoding ABC transporter ATP-binding protein → MVQSQTSRNQTDRKSATLRKIRDLQVYFPIHKGILQKQVGWIKAVDKLNFDIKRGETLGLVGESGCGKSTTGRAILQLIPPTHGQVYFEDTELTQLTGESLRQIRQQMQMIFQDPYASLNPRMTVGDIVSEPLEIFGLATGRDKQQQVIHLLEMLGLTPEFIHRYSHEFSGGQRQRIVIARALAVRPDFIICDEPIATLDVSIQAQIVNLMQSLQSELGLTYLFIAHDLSVVRHISDRIALYENPLHPYTHALLSAIPIPDPQIEAKRDRIVLQGDVPSPTNPPSGCRFHTRCPIAIDVCSQQEPEFRDAGGGHYVACHLVE, encoded by the coding sequence ATGGTGCAATCTCAAACCAGTAGGAATCAAACCGATAGAAAAAGCGCGACGTTACGCAAAATTCGCGATTTACAAGTTTATTTTCCAATTCACAAAGGTATTCTCCAAAAACAAGTCGGTTGGATCAAAGCTGTAGATAAATTAAATTTTGATATTAAACGAGGGGAAACTTTAGGACTTGTCGGAGAGTCTGGCTGTGGCAAAAGCACGACTGGGAGAGCAATTTTACAACTGATTCCTCCTACCCACGGTCAAGTTTACTTTGAAGATACGGAGCTAACGCAACTTACAGGAGAATCACTGCGCCAAATTCGGCAGCAGATGCAAATGATTTTCCAAGATCCTTACGCATCACTCAATCCTCGCATGACAGTGGGCGATATTGTTAGCGAACCGCTAGAAATTTTTGGATTAGCTACGGGACGAGATAAACAACAGCAAGTCATCCATTTATTAGAAATGCTGGGTTTAACTCCAGAATTTATCCATCGCTACTCGCATGAATTTTCAGGTGGACAACGCCAGCGAATAGTCATTGCCCGCGCTTTAGCCGTGCGTCCCGATTTTATTATCTGTGACGAACCGATCGCGACGCTTGATGTTTCCATTCAAGCCCAAATCGTCAACCTAATGCAATCTCTGCAATCAGAATTAGGGTTAACTTATTTATTTATTGCCCATGACTTAAGCGTTGTCCGCCATATATCCGATCGCATTGCCCTCTACGAAAATCCCTTACACCCGTACACTCACGCCTTACTCTCAGCCATCCCAATTCCCGATCCGCAAATCGAAGCAAAACGCGATCGCATTGTCCTGCAAGGCGACGTTCCCAGTCCCACAAATCCGCCTTCTGGCTGTCGCTTTCACACCCGTTGTCCCATAGCTATAGATGTATGTTCTCAGCAGGAACCAGAATTTCGAGACGCAGGCGGCGGACATTACGTTGCTTGTCATCTTGTGGAATAG
- a CDS encoding aspartate/glutamate racemase family protein gives MNRAQQPHAVIPMKTIGILGGMSSQATAEYYRLINAGINQVRGGWNAAELLISSVNFANIEAFVRREQWDDAANYLVDKALGLERGGADFIVMATNTLHRVAPQIEAAIAIPLIHIVDVTAAAIKQQGITRVGILGTKPVMQADFYRDRFKLHGIELIAPSDRQCQIIDTIIFDELVHRIIQDESRQIYIEIMQDLGDRGAQGMVLGCTEIALLVKPADFPNLPLFDTTALHCQKAVNLALEIEPISDIVGAGSPEISTNNKVTW, from the coding sequence ATGAATCGCGCACAGCAGCCACACGCAGTCATTCCCATGAAAACTATCGGTATCCTGGGTGGAATGAGCAGTCAGGCAACAGCCGAATATTATCGCTTAATTAATGCCGGAATCAATCAAGTGCGTGGTGGTTGGAATGCCGCTGAATTGCTAATCTCTAGCGTGAACTTTGCCAATATTGAAGCTTTCGTGCGGCGCGAACAATGGGACGATGCAGCAAACTATCTGGTTGATAAAGCACTTGGTCTAGAACGAGGTGGTGCTGATTTTATCGTCATGGCTACGAATACTCTACATCGAGTTGCACCACAAATTGAAGCCGCGATCGCGATTCCCTTAATTCATATTGTCGATGTCACTGCAGCTGCAATTAAACAGCAAGGTATTACAAGAGTTGGCATACTTGGTACTAAGCCTGTAATGCAAGCAGATTTTTATCGCGATCGCTTCAAATTACATGGTATTGAATTGATTGCACCGAGCGATCGCCAATGTCAAATTATCGATACTATTATCTTTGACGAACTGGTTCATCGCATTATTCAGGATGAATCGCGCCAAATATATATCGAAATTATGCAAGATCTAGGCGATCGAGGCGCTCAAGGTATGGTGCTAGGATGTACGGAAATTGCATTATTAGTCAAACCAGCAGATTTTCCCAATTTACCGTTGTTTGACACCACTGCCTTACATTGCCAAAAAGCAGTGAATTTGGCATTAGAAATCGAACCCATTTCAGACATTGTAGGGGCGGGTTCACCCGAAATCTCTACAAATAACAAAGTGACTTGGTAA
- a CDS encoding FAD-dependent monooxygenase, giving the protein MTNDHQIVIVGAGPTGATLALLLVKRGITVKLVEASRNFRRAFRGEGLMPSGLDALEQMGLSSMLERIPHQTLDAWEFLIEGRSLFRVDEPIEPSGKRCTLVSQPALLEALIEEASTYTNFEFVQNAPVQDLLWRDERISGVKLGSGEIYADLVVAADGRNSIVRQRANLSLEQKSQSFDILWFKLADSPRFESENIFYSILQGHHAFGLFRSSEGNLQLGWALREHDSINWKQVDDWSEILASASPPWLAEHFRQNAKTIDRPVLLSVVVGRCLHWYAPGLLLLGDAAHPMSPIRAQGINMALRDIIVAANHLVPLLREAAEHTAIDATLPKIQAEREPEIIRVQQLQGQEAAQADLLEKSAFVRWGASQLAPLLRYPVRQSWIARQRQLRQGVTRVELTV; this is encoded by the coding sequence ATGACCAATGACCATCAAATTGTAATTGTTGGAGCAGGACCCACTGGCGCAACGCTGGCACTACTGCTAGTGAAGCGCGGCATAACAGTCAAGCTGGTTGAAGCATCTCGTAACTTTCGCCGAGCTTTTCGCGGTGAAGGGCTAATGCCTAGCGGATTAGATGCTTTGGAGCAAATGGGCTTATCCTCTATGCTAGAACGCATTCCGCATCAAACTTTAGATGCATGGGAATTTTTAATTGAGGGGCGATCGCTATTTCGAGTTGACGAACCAATAGAACCAAGTGGTAAGCGTTGTACTCTTGTTTCACAGCCAGCTCTACTCGAAGCCCTCATCGAAGAGGCAAGCACCTATACTAATTTTGAGTTCGTGCAAAATGCTCCCGTACAAGATTTGCTGTGGAGAGATGAACGAATTTCTGGCGTGAAGTTGGGGAGCGGCGAAATTTATGCTGATTTAGTTGTTGCTGCTGATGGTCGTAATTCTATTGTGCGGCAACGAGCCAATTTGTCTTTAGAGCAAAAGTCTCAAAGCTTCGATATTCTTTGGTTTAAATTAGCAGATAGTCCGCGTTTTGAGTCGGAAAATATCTTTTATTCAATCTTGCAAGGTCATCATGCATTTGGTTTATTTCGTTCTTCAGAAGGGAATTTACAATTAGGTTGGGCGCTGCGCGAACATGATTCTATCAACTGGAAGCAAGTTGATGATTGGTCTGAAATCCTTGCTTCTGCTTCACCCCCTTGGTTAGCAGAGCATTTCCGTCAAAATGCCAAAACGATCGATCGCCCCGTTTTATTATCTGTTGTAGTTGGTCGCTGTTTGCACTGGTACGCGCCAGGTTTACTATTGTTAGGCGATGCAGCTCATCCGATGTCGCCCATCCGCGCTCAAGGTATCAATATGGCTTTGCGGGATATCATTGTTGCGGCAAATCATTTAGTTCCCTTGTTACGTGAAGCAGCAGAACATACGGCAATTGATGCAACATTGCCAAAGATTCAAGCCGAACGGGAGCCGGAGATTATTCGCGTGCAGCAACTTCAAGGTCAGGAAGCGGCTCAGGCTGACTTACTAGAGAAAAGTGCATTTGTAAGATGGGGAGCCAGTCAGCTAGCTCCATTGTTGCGCTACCCCGTGCGTCAGTCTTGGATTGCGCGACAGCGCCAGTTACGCCAAGGGGTAACGCGGGTAGAATTAACTGTTTAA
- a CDS encoding NACHT domain-containing protein: MSGTAVLELGKTLQEQGKSLVILKPLIEHSQSLLALLCSPEIQMVGAGLPFISIAITFLRFYREKTQQDPTFEDCVALISQAAYWESFKEIRNLPEYKSKLANLDAVSSSHELVVSLQKLEEFELDNKAPKQAFISFPTSELCKVFNQVLSTRLQASRLNQDEISVFTERVAYNSRLYFFEAIGGRDNFTNARLDLLYSSQAVELLKKYNSIERYLKEEVASKPNETIFNEKFTFKDIYVPLKARRVDSNNKIDESKESVDLETWVKNLVVDRDLNKLTQVIFIQAGPGRGKSVFCRTFTDWVRQHLHPMWTPVLIRLRDIDEFQLSLEETLRSRIKTDFAQNNNGLTDDYTRFIFILDGFDELRIERSNNQTIERFLKQVGGFQLDYVNKHRIIITGRAMALHGIDRLPHNLERVEIRELDVDLQNQWFTNWQKHFNTDKTKEFQKFIQNEQCCPHQIQELAKEPLLLYMLTAMHRDNTLDINKFGQATDTNAKILIYQQALEWILKKQRSDLRH; the protein is encoded by the coding sequence GTGTCCGGTACGGCAGTATTGGAATTGGGAAAAACTCTTCAAGAACAAGGTAAAAGTCTTGTAATATTGAAGCCTTTAATAGAGCATTCTCAATCATTATTAGCTCTGTTATGTTCGCCAGAAATTCAAATGGTTGGAGCGGGATTACCATTCATATCAATTGCAATTACATTTTTGCGATTTTATCGTGAGAAAACACAGCAAGATCCCACTTTTGAAGATTGTGTAGCCTTGATTAGCCAAGCAGCATATTGGGAGAGTTTTAAGGAAATTAGAAATTTACCGGAATATAAAAGCAAGTTAGCTAACCTTGATGCTGTCTCTTCTTCTCACGAGTTAGTAGTCTCTTTACAAAAACTAGAAGAATTTGAATTAGATAACAAAGCACCTAAACAAGCATTTATATCTTTTCCTACTTCAGAATTATGTAAAGTCTTTAATCAAGTTCTATCTACTCGCTTGCAAGCATCTAGACTCAACCAAGATGAGATCTCGGTATTTACAGAGCGAGTTGCTTACAACAGTAGATTATACTTTTTTGAGGCGATCGGAGGAAGAGATAACTTTACTAATGCCAGATTAGATTTACTATACTCTTCTCAAGCGGTAGAATTACTAAAAAAATATAACAGTATAGAGCGATATCTGAAAGAAGAAGTTGCTTCAAAACCAAACGAAACTATTTTTAATGAAAAATTTACTTTTAAAGATATTTATGTACCGCTCAAAGCAAGAAGAGTAGATTCTAACAACAAAATTGATGAATCAAAAGAATCAGTTGATTTAGAAACTTGGGTAAAAAATCTTGTTGTCGATCGCGATTTAAATAAATTAACGCAGGTTATTTTTATTCAAGCAGGACCAGGACGAGGTAAAAGTGTGTTTTGCCGGACGTTTACTGACTGGGTAAGACAACATTTACATCCCATGTGGACACCAGTTTTGATTCGTTTACGGGATATTGATGAATTTCAGCTTAGTTTAGAAGAAACTTTACGCTCAAGAATAAAAACAGATTTTGCTCAAAATAATAATGGGCTTACTGATGATTATACCAGGTTTATATTTATTTTGGATGGGTTTGATGAGTTACGTATTGAACGTAGTAATAACCAAACTATAGAAAGATTCCTCAAACAAGTTGGTGGATTTCAGCTTGATTACGTCAATAAGCATCGCATAATAATTACAGGTAGAGCAATGGCTTTACATGGAATCGACCGCCTACCACATAATCTAGAACGGGTAGAAATTAGGGAACTAGATGTTGATTTACAAAATCAGTGGTTTACCAACTGGCAGAAGCATTTTAACACGGATAAAACTAAAGAGTTTCAAAAATTTATCCAAAATGAGCAGTGCTGTCCTCATCAAATACAAGAATTAGCAAAAGAGCCATTGCTGTTATATATGCTGACAGCCATGCATCGAGATAATACATTAGATATTAATAAATTTGGGCAAGCAACCGATACAAATGCAAAAATTTTGATTTATCAACAAGCATTAGAGTGGATACTAAAAAAACAACGTTCCGATCTTCGTCACTAA
- a CDS encoding pentapeptide repeat-containing protein, with amino-acid sequence MFVTNTDLRYVDFAGADLSNTNFCGANLTDIYWDKNTKWENILGLETAINIPETLKQQLGLE; translated from the coding sequence ATCTTCGTCACTAACACGGATCTCAGATATGTAGACTTCGCTGGCGCAGATTTAAGCAATACTAACTTCTGTGGTGCAAACTTAACGGATATTTACTGGGATAAGAATACAAAGTGGGAGAATATTCTTGGGTTAGAAACAGCGATTAATATACCAGAAACATTAAAACAACAATTGGGATTAGAGTAG
- a CDS encoding MarC family protein, with translation MDISVFIKTFVAVFVLADALGNAPVFLILTKGMEPEQRNSVIDRASLVATGVLLAFAFGGQWILRYLEISLGSLRVAGGLLLLLIALKMLDGDIDTPTVDQQRDVAITPLALPLLAGPGTITTVMLLMSDSPNAHISVVVGVVAAMFVTWLIVRQSAFVDKWIGAEGEVIITQLLGFLLAALAIEIGSTGIKELFLS, from the coding sequence GTGGATATTTCTGTATTTATTAAAACTTTTGTAGCTGTATTCGTGCTAGCGGATGCTTTGGGTAATGCACCTGTGTTTCTGATCTTAACTAAAGGAATGGAACCAGAGCAAAGAAATAGCGTGATAGATCGGGCGAGTTTGGTTGCAACCGGGGTATTGCTGGCGTTTGCTTTTGGTGGTCAATGGATTTTAAGATACTTGGAGATTAGTCTGGGTTCCCTGCGGGTAGCTGGTGGATTGTTGCTGCTGTTGATCGCGTTGAAAATGCTCGATGGAGACATAGACACGCCAACGGTAGACCAGCAAAGGGATGTAGCGATTACTCCCCTTGCCTTACCACTTTTAGCAGGACCAGGAACGATTACAACTGTGATGTTATTAATGTCTGATTCTCCCAACGCTCATATTAGCGTGGTGGTAGGAGTTGTTGCCGCGATGTTCGTGACGTGGTTAATCGTGCGTCAGTCAGCATTCGTAGATAAATGGATTGGTGCAGAAGGTGAGGTGATTATAACTCAACTTCTAGGCTTTTTGTTGGCAGCTTTAGCAATTGAGATTGGCAGTACGGGGATCAAGGAGTTGTTTTTGAGTTGA
- a CDS encoding glycogen/starch/alpha-glucan phosphorylase: MQIQEPQLQGQDVGMQCEDDRTGIGVETLKRAFLDNLFYVQGKFPALATKHDYYMALAYTVRDRLLQRWVNTAAIYTQEGSRTVAYLSAEFLMGPHLGNNLINLGIYNQVQQAMTELKLDLKELLAKEEEPGLGNGGLGRLAACYLDSLASLEIPTLGYGIRYEFGIFDQIIRNGWQVEKTDKWLRYGNPWEIARPEWAVSVKFGGRTEAHKNAQGRYQVRWVPHKVVLGIPYDTPILGYKVNTANTLRLWKAEAPESFDFEAFNRGNYYGAVDQKVTSENLTKVLYPNDETYEGKQLRLEQQYFFVSCALQDMLRIMLRQKLPLEQFHEKFAVQLNDTHPAIAVAELMRLLLDEHEMDWEPAWEITQKTFGYTNHTLLPEALEKWSLKLFSSLLPRHLEIIYEINWRFLEQVRHKFGTDEGRIGRLSLIDENDGKFVRMAHLACVGSHRINGVAELHSELLKKTTLLDFYEFFPEKFTNVTNGVTPRRWIVLSNPKLANLITSCIGDSWIKHLEDVQQIETFAQDPGFQKEWQQIKRENKVNVASILLDRTGVKVDPDSLFDIQVKRIHQYKRQHLNILHAITLYNQIKQNPNLDITPRTLIFAGKAAPGYYIAKLIIKLIDSVADVVNKDPDIGDRLKVVFLPDYNVKNSQPIYPAADLSEQISTAGKEASGTGNMKFAMNGALTIGTLDGANIEIRNAVGAENFFLFGLTTEDVGALRLTGYRPWEYYEANPQLKQAIDQIASGYFSHGDRRLFKPLVDLLLDKDPFMLMADYQPYIDCQQQVSQTYRDRDRWLQMSILNTARMGKFSSDRAIREYCQQIWKVKPVPVQLAAAKTGDGWFETDDR; this comes from the coding sequence ATGCAAATACAGGAACCCCAGCTGCAAGGTCAAGACGTGGGGATGCAATGCGAAGACGATCGCACGGGGATTGGGGTTGAAACCCTGAAGCGAGCGTTTTTAGATAACTTATTTTACGTCCAAGGCAAGTTTCCTGCCCTTGCCACCAAACACGATTACTACATGGCACTTGCCTATACAGTACGCGATCGCCTCTTGCAACGCTGGGTCAATACAGCCGCAATTTACACCCAGGAAGGATCGCGTACTGTTGCCTATCTCTCGGCTGAGTTTTTGATGGGTCCGCATTTGGGTAATAACCTGATTAATTTGGGCATTTACAACCAAGTGCAGCAAGCCATGACCGAGTTGAAACTCGACCTGAAAGAATTGCTAGCAAAAGAAGAGGAACCAGGCTTGGGAAATGGGGGTTTGGGTCGCTTAGCTGCTTGTTACCTCGATTCCCTAGCCAGCTTGGAAATTCCTACTCTTGGCTATGGTATCCGCTACGAATTTGGCATTTTCGACCAAATTATCCGTAACGGCTGGCAGGTTGAGAAAACAGATAAATGGCTGCGCTATGGCAATCCTTGGGAAATTGCTCGTCCAGAATGGGCGGTTTCGGTGAAATTTGGCGGTCGTACCGAAGCACATAAAAATGCCCAAGGACGCTATCAGGTACGCTGGGTTCCTCACAAAGTTGTACTTGGCATTCCCTACGATACGCCGATTTTAGGTTACAAGGTCAACACGGCTAATACCTTGCGATTGTGGAAAGCCGAAGCACCAGAATCTTTTGATTTTGAAGCCTTTAATCGCGGCAATTACTACGGTGCGGTGGATCAGAAAGTTACCTCGGAAAACTTAACCAAGGTACTTTATCCTAATGATGAAACTTACGAAGGCAAACAACTACGTCTAGAACAGCAGTATTTCTTCGTTTCCTGCGCCTTGCAAGATATGCTGCGCATCATGTTACGGCAGAAATTGCCCTTAGAACAGTTCCACGAAAAATTCGCCGTTCAGCTAAATGATACCCATCCCGCGATCGCAGTTGCCGAATTGATGCGATTGTTGTTGGACGAACACGAAATGGACTGGGAACCCGCTTGGGAAATTACCCAGAAAACTTTTGGTTACACCAACCATACTCTACTACCAGAAGCTTTAGAAAAGTGGTCGCTGAAGTTATTTAGTAGCCTTCTCCCCCGTCATTTAGAAATCATTTACGAAATTAATTGGCGCTTTTTAGAACAGGTACGGCATAAATTTGGTACGGATGAAGGACGGATTGGACGGCTATCTTTAATTGACGAAAACGATGGTAAATTCGTCCGTATGGCACACCTCGCCTGCGTTGGCAGCCACAGAATTAATGGAGTAGCAGAACTCCACAGCGAATTGTTGAAAAAAACCACGCTGTTAGACTTTTACGAGTTTTTCCCCGAAAAATTCACCAACGTTACAAATGGCGTTACCCCTCGTCGCTGGATTGTCTTGAGTAATCCTAAATTGGCAAATCTGATTACCAGTTGTATTGGCGACAGTTGGATCAAGCATTTAGAAGACGTACAGCAAATAGAAACCTTCGCTCAAGATCCAGGGTTTCAAAAAGAATGGCAGCAGATCAAGCGCGAAAACAAAGTTAACGTTGCTTCCATTCTTCTCGATCGCACGGGTGTTAAAGTCGATCCCGACTCGCTATTTGACATTCAAGTCAAGCGCATTCACCAATATAAGCGCCAACATTTGAACATCTTGCACGCAATTACGCTTTACAACCAAATCAAGCAAAATCCCAATCTAGATATTACCCCCCGTACCTTAATCTTTGCTGGCAAAGCCGCCCCCGGTTATTACATCGCCAAGTTGATAATTAAACTGATCGACTCCGTGGCTGATGTAGTCAACAAAGACCCCGATATCGGCGATCGCCTTAAAGTTGTCTTTTTACCAGATTACAACGTCAAAAATAGCCAACCCATCTATCCCGCCGCCGACCTTTCCGAACAAATCTCTACCGCAGGCAAAGAAGCATCCGGCACTGGTAACATGAAATTTGCCATGAATGGGGCATTGACAATAGGCACTCTCGACGGGGCAAACATCGAGATCCGCAATGCTGTGGGAGCAGAAAATTTCTTTCTCTTTGGCTTGACAACAGAGGACGTTGGTGCTTTAAGATTAACCGGATATCGCCCTTGGGAATATTACGAAGCAAATCCCCAACTGAAACAAGCAATCGACCAAATCGCTTCTGGATACTTTTCTCATGGCGATCGCCGCTTATTCAAACCACTGGTAGACTTGTTACTTGACAAAGACCCCTTCATGCTAATGGCAGATTATCAACCATACATCGATTGCCAACAGCAAGTATCTCAGACATACCGCGATCGCGATCGGTGGTTGCAAATGTCAATTTTAAATACAGCCCGCATGGGTAAATTTTCCTCAGACCGTGCCATCCGCGAATACTGCCAGCAGATCTGGAAAGTGAAACCCGTTCCGGTACAATTGGCAGCAGCAAAAACTGGCGATGGTTGGTTTGAGACAGATGACAGATGA
- the gap gene encoding type I glyceraldehyde-3-phosphate dehydrogenase, translating into MLKIGINGFGRIGRLVARVAAHNPQVEIVGINDLVPPDNLAYLFKYDSTHGTYSGRVDAKEDGIVIDGKFVPCTAIKNPAELPWGSLGADYVVESTGLFTTYDGASNHLKAGAKRVVISAPTKDPDKVPTLLVGVNHEKFDPQKDAIVSNASCTTNCLAPIAKVIDDKFGLTEGLMTTVHAMTATQPTVDGPSKKDWRGGRGAAQNIIPSSTGAAKAVALVLPQLKGKLTGMAFRVPTPDVSVVDLTFKTEKATSYKEICAAMKEASENGLAGILGYTEDEVVSMDFRSDRRSSIFDAGAGIELNSNFFKVVSWYDNEWGYSCRVLDLMLYMAHKEGVLTGDRPLVAAS; encoded by the coding sequence ATGTTAAAAATCGGCATTAATGGTTTTGGTCGAATTGGACGATTAGTAGCGCGGGTAGCAGCGCACAACCCACAAGTGGAGATTGTCGGGATTAACGATCTCGTTCCCCCCGATAATCTTGCCTATTTGTTTAAATACGACTCCACCCACGGCACTTATAGCGGTCGGGTGGATGCGAAAGAAGATGGAATCGTCATCGACGGCAAGTTCGTCCCTTGTACGGCGATCAAAAATCCGGCTGAGTTACCTTGGGGCAGTTTGGGTGCAGATTATGTGGTAGAGTCCACAGGCTTGTTTACCACCTATGACGGGGCATCAAATCACCTCAAGGCAGGGGCAAAACGGGTAGTCATTTCTGCTCCTACTAAAGACCCAGATAAGGTTCCAACGCTGTTGGTGGGTGTGAACCACGAAAAATTCGATCCCCAAAAAGATGCGATCGTCTCTAATGCTAGCTGTACCACTAACTGTCTGGCTCCGATTGCCAAAGTCATCGACGATAAATTCGGATTGACAGAAGGCTTAATGACCACCGTACACGCTATGACCGCTACCCAACCTACTGTAGATGGTCCGAGTAAAAAAGACTGGCGCGGCGGACGCGGGGCAGCCCAAAATATCATTCCTTCCTCCACTGGGGCGGCGAAAGCTGTAGCGTTGGTTTTGCCTCAACTCAAGGGTAAGCTAACAGGAATGGCATTTCGCGTACCAACTCCTGATGTTTCCGTCGTCGATTTGACCTTTAAGACAGAAAAAGCCACCAGCTACAAAGAGATCTGTGCGGCAATGAAAGAAGCCTCCGAAAATGGCTTAGCAGGCATTCTCGGCTACACCGAAGATGAAGTCGTCTCAATGGATTTTCGCAGCGATCGCCGTTCTAGTATCTTTGATGCTGGTGCGGGTATCGAGTTGAATTCTAACTTTTTCAAAGTCGTTTCCTGGTATGACAACGAGTGGGGTTACTCCTGTCGCGTTCTCGATCTGATGCTTTACATGGCACACAAAGAAGGCGTATTAACAGGCGATCGCCCTTTGGTTGCTGCTTCTTAG
- a CDS encoding histidine phosphatase family protein — protein MSLKLYLLRHGETEYSRTGGFCGELDPELTPEGMLMAKAFAQTYRSLPWTAVYVSPMKRTIATAKPLCDAIAMDMQLRDGLKEIRYGKWEGQTLEFVKQHYEEDYVRWLTEPAWNPPTEGETGVQIASRAMPVISEIEAKCPTGNVLVVSHKATIRIILCSLLGIDVGRYRDRITALAASVSIIKFDVHGPLLEVLGDRYHLDAELRNLPGT, from the coding sequence ATGAGTCTCAAACTCTACCTACTGCGCCACGGTGAAACAGAATACAGTCGCACGGGAGGTTTTTGTGGCGAGCTTGACCCAGAACTGACTCCAGAAGGGATGTTGATGGCAAAGGCGTTTGCCCAAACTTATCGTTCACTACCTTGGACGGCGGTTTATGTCAGTCCGATGAAACGCACGATCGCGACTGCAAAACCTCTATGTGATGCGATCGCGATGGATATGCAATTGCGTGACGGACTGAAGGAAATTCGCTATGGCAAATGGGAAGGGCAAACGCTGGAATTTGTCAAGCAACATTATGAAGAAGATTACGTCCGGTGGTTGACGGAACCAGCTTGGAATCCGCCGACTGAAGGTGAAACTGGTGTCCAAATTGCCAGCCGCGCCATGCCTGTCATTTCTGAAATTGAAGCTAAATGTCCTACGGGCAATGTTTTAGTTGTTTCTCACAAAGCCACAATTAGGATTATTCTTTGTAGCTTATTAGGAATCGATGTCGGACGTTATCGCGATCGCATTACTGCTTTAGCTGCTTCTGTTAGCATTATCAAATTTGACGTACATGGTCCTTTACTGGAGGTGTTGGGCGATCGCTATCATCTAGATGCAGAATTACGTAATTTACCAGGAACGTAA
- a CDS encoding class I SAM-dependent methyltransferase, protein MQTIYLDGTYLEHNPSYGVEDSPWKAQQILSIIRKNKLNPGSICEIGCGAGEILRQLQLSLPEHVRFQGYDISPQAIQLSQQRQNQNLSFACEDITKTEIDPFDILLCIDVFEHVEDYLNFLRQLRPKSKYKIFHIPLDMSAQFVLRAEPILWMRENVGHIHYFMKDTALWALKDAGYKILDYCYTAEHVDRPKSFKARSLSLPRKILYAIAPDVTVRLLGGYSLLVLAES, encoded by the coding sequence ATGCAAACTATTTATCTCGATGGGACTTACCTTGAACATAATCCATCGTATGGTGTTGAAGACTCTCCTTGGAAAGCCCAGCAAATTCTGAGTATAATTCGGAAAAATAAGTTAAATCCTGGTTCTATTTGTGAAATTGGCTGCGGTGCTGGAGAGATTTTGAGACAACTACAGTTATCCTTACCAGAGCATGTCAGATTTCAAGGATATGATATCTCACCTCAAGCAATCCAACTTTCTCAACAGCGTCAAAATCAAAATTTATCTTTTGCCTGTGAGGATATAACTAAAACAGAAATCGATCCTTTCGATATTTTGCTTTGTATTGACGTGTTCGAGCATGTAGAAGACTATTTAAATTTTTTGAGACAGTTAAGACCTAAATCTAAATATAAAATTTTTCATATTCCTCTCGACATGTCAGCTCAATTTGTACTGCGAGCTGAACCGATCCTATGGATGCGAGAAAACGTCGGTCATATACACTATTTTATGAAAGATACAGCTCTTTGGGCTTTGAAAGATGCTGGCTACAAGATTTTAGATTATTGCTACACTGCCGAGCATGTCGATCGCCCGAAATCCTTTAAAGCTCGATCGCTAAGTCTACCGCGGAAAATTTTATATGCGATCGCCCCAGACGTTACAGTGCGGCTACTAGGAGGATACTCGCTGTTAGTTCTAGCAGAATCTTAG